In Fusarium oxysporum Fo47 chromosome XI, complete sequence, the following are encoded in one genomic region:
- a CDS encoding peptidase S8/S53 domain-containing protein — MFLHILLFPWLILVLCSVSNAADTNDTISSPCDRGGLLYTVFLRLSPNANTNVDRIQNALISNHLSPWVEIDGHIISNTIRASHGEISAIRRRPDFERAVRIEPATHETTILQQQEGLGKARYIILPIDLGNQEQCKATNSSLDLLFGTQIEAQMIDGKLHKWRADLSNEQVAQVKAIHGVKGVRPIHKGRRCRLGLKSTNGLEPQAQQEILYETQAGAPTELVSISQPSTIPRLRDLKNYVHENHSGGQSFLYYVETGVAFKAQSEEFPNVASQHLLTNLAIKNGDKPWFDDDDEDENDEDMRSHGTCGAGKALGTRFGVSKKATLIVVRMHEVTSTEFEAALELIIADLEDHPERRKKSVVTMSLTMGQGWEDDNLRDFRKLFQGLFAKDVPLVCISGNIDEGFEEPDVDEYPALMEGPDMPLIVVGSVDSTGNRSEFSKGGAHVTLHAVGDPIDCLPKDSKDPVERAGTSYAGPQVAGEIANLLSYEEVPFDTSDGNLVKNLKAYLQSDAASWERYPGIRVLWNGVREENNPKEAVKCNGLESDKYVEREEVKRLIENEFCPEVGSWRDLRQQGSAISRTYNIDTPNKVTLSVSLDQGDSASDCVKYLMMTVDDCYRIDNDPSNYKGGGQTIIGDATYEVYPDHGEELKKEVKGCALLPDTWKFTYGLGDDGREWTARFRTGVFQKQCVGNAVGKASGFGNFGCAGSG; from the exons ATGTTTCTGCacattcttctctttccgTGGTTGATTTTGGTACTCTGTTCAGTATCAAACGCCGCTGACACGAATGACACCATTTCTAGCCCTTGTGATCGTGGTGGATTGCTCTACACTGTATTCCTCCGCCTAAGTCCTAATGCCAACACGAACGTTGATCGCATCCAGAATGCTCTTATAAGCAATCATCTTTCTCCTTGGGTAGAGATAGATGGGCACATAATCTCAAATACGATAAGGGCATCCCACGGTGAAATTTCAGCCATCCGACGACGCCCTGATTTCGAGCGTGCTGTACGGATAGAGCCTGCAACTCACGAGACTACAATCTTacagcaacaagaaggcTTGGGCAAGGCAAGATACATCATTTTGCCGATTGATCTTGGGAATCAAGAACAATGCAAAGCGACTAATAGTTCCCTTGACCTACTATTTGGAACCCAGATTGAGGCACAGATGATTG ATGGCAAATTACACAAATGGAGGGCCGATTTGTCCAACGAACAAGTAGCGCAAGTTAAGGCTATCCACGGAGTAAAGGGCGTCCGACCCATTCACAAAGGGAGGAGATGTCGCCTCGGTTTAAAATCCACAAACGGCCTAGAACCTCAGGCACAGCAGGAGATCCTGTATGAAACGCAAGCAGGTGCTCCTACGGAGTTGGTATCTATCAGTCAACCAAG TACAATCCCACGATTGCGAGACCTCAAGAACTATGTGCATGAAAACCACAGTGGCGGGCAGAGTTTCCTGTATTATGTTGAAACCGGCGTAGCCTTCAAGGCACAGAGCGAG GAATTCCCTAATGTTGCTTCGCAACACCTTCTTACTAACCTGGCTATCAAAAATGGAGACAAGCCTTGgtttgatgacgatgacgaggacgagaacGACGAAGACATGCGTTCACATGGTACCTGTGGCGCCGGTAAGGCACTTGGGACTCGTTTTGGCGTTTCCAAGAAAGCCACGCTTATCGTTGTTAGAATGCACGAAGTCACGTCTACAGAATTTGAAGCAGCGCTGGAGCTTATCATAGCGGACTTGGAAGATCACCCTGAGCGTCGAAAGAAGAGCGTGGTTACAATGTCTTTGACGATGGGCCAAGGCTGGGAAGATGACAATTTGCGAGACTTCAGAAAGCTTTTCCAAGGCCTATTCGCTAAGGACGTGCCGTTAGTTTGTATATCTGGGAATATCGATGAAGGTTTTGAAGAACCTGATGTAGATGAGTATCCCGCATTGATGGAAGGGCCGGACATGCCACTGATCGTGGTGGGCTCGGTGGATTCCACGGGGAATCGGTCCGAGTTTTCCAAAGGTGGCGCTCATGTAACTTTACATGCAGTTGGTGATCCCATCGATTGCTTGCCAAAAGACAGCAAAGACCCAGTTGAACGAGCAGGAACATCATATG CCGGACCACAAGTCGCCGGCGAGATCGCCAACCTTCTCTCGTACGAAGAAGTCCCTTTTGATACCAGCGACGGGAACCTCGTGAAGAATCTCAAGGCCTACCTTCAGTCGGATGCAGCCAGTTGGGAGCGGTACCCCGGCATTCGCGTTCTCTGGAACGGGGTGCGAGAGGAGAATAACCCCAAAGAAGCCGTTAAGTGCAATGGCCTTGAAAGCGATAAGTACGTTGAGCGGGAAGAAGTCAAGCGTCTGATCGAGAATGAGTTTTGCCCTGAGGTCGGTAGTTGGCGTGATCTACGCCAACAAGGTTCCGCAATTTCACGCACATACAACATTGATACACCGAACAAGGTCACCCTGTCTGTGAGCCTGGATCAAGGGGACAGCGCTAGTGATTGTGTCAAATACCTCATGATGACTGTGGATGACTGTTACCGCATCGATAATGACCCCTCCAATTATAAAGGCGGTGGCCAAACCATCATTGGTGACGCTACCTATGAAGTATACCCTG ACCATggcgaggagctcaagaaggaggtcaAAGGCTGCGCACTACTACCTGACACATGGAAGTTCACCTATggccttggagatgatgggCGTGAGTGGACAGCTAGATTTCGTACCGGGGTCTTTCAGAAACAATGTGTCGGTAATGCAGTTGGAAAAGCGTCAGGCTTTGGCAATTTTGGGTGTGCAGGATCTGGCTAG